GTGTTCTACTTTACGATCTCAGTTTGAAGGCTCCACTTGAGGGGACAGGGCTCAGTTCACAAGGCATAGATGACCCATCCACCACCCTGGCCTCTCAGTTTTCTGACCTTTTCATCTCTATCTTATCCTTCAGCCATCTCAACCTCCTTTTTCCATGGTCACAGCCTAGCCCTTGTCCTCAGTGAAAAAAGGAAATTCCTCCGTGAACCTCAATTTCAAACGTACCACTCTAATCATCATTTCCTGGTCCTCTAGTTGATCTACTCTTGTACCTACCGTGCATAAGAATTCTTCAATCACATCTCAACCTCTGATTCTTCCATTCCATCACCTTTTCACTGCCCCTCACTCATCTCTTGTCCTCCCTTACTTTCTTAACTAGTGTGATAGGCAGAATTTTGAGATGACCTCTGTGATCTCTACTCCCTGGTATTACCCCTATATAGTCCCCTTCTCTAGAATATAAGCAGGACTTCTGACTTGCTCCTaactcaaacctgggtctcctgaattgcaggcagattctttaccatctgagccaccagggaagcccttctaaccAACGGAATATAGCAAATATGATGGGAATTTATACATTATGGCTCCATTTTGTTACCATGTAAGGAATGTAGCTGCAGGCCTTGAAGAGATAAGCTGCTAGGCTGTGAACTTCCTATTGATAGGGCCACATGGCAGGAAATTTCAAGAAGACCATAGGATCTGAAGGCCTCAGCTCtataaccaaaaacaaacaaacaaacaaaaaaactaagttCTACCAATAATCATGTAAGCCTGGAAGAGAATATGGAATAATACATGGCTTCATATGAGACCACACCCCTGGCCAgtatcttgatttcaacttgtaaGACCCTGAACAAAGAAttctgctaagttgtgtctggatTTCTAACACATGGAAACTGTGAGTAATAAACATGtgttgttttaagttgctaagtTTGTGGCAATATGTTCtgtagcaatagaaaactaatataccCAGCTTAGGTTTTCATTATCCATCATTATAATCACTCCCTTGCAATCATCCTTACTATTCTAGCCCTTGTGGCTGACAGACCCTAAAGTAACCCCCAGTAATCCCCACCACCTGGTGTTCATGCCCTGTGCAATCCCTTACCCTGAGCAGAACCTGTGAGCTGCTTCTAGCCAAAAGAGTATGACAAGAATGAGAAGATGTCACTCCCCTAAGACTCCATCTTATCAGACTAGagtttaaaagactttttttctagCTTTCAGAAGTAAGCTGCCATGTTGTGAGAGGGCCGATGGAAAGGACCACATGGTGAGGAATTTGGATTCTAGCAACTGAGAGCCATCTCTGCCTGAAAGCTAGCAAGAAAATGAGgacctcaaaaacaaaaaaatgaacaaaaataataaaaataggacaaaaaaataaaaacataagaaaaagaaattttaaaaaagaaccccaaaaaagaaaaagaaaatgtggacCTCAGTCCTGGAGCTTCGAGGAGATGAATTCTTCCAACAAGCTGAGGGAGCTTGGAATTGGATATTTTACCTAGTCAAGCCTCTGATGTGACTGCAGCCCCAGCTGACATCTGTATTGGAGCCTGATGAGACCCTGAAAGAGAAGACCCAGCTATTTGTTCCCAGATTCCTGGCACATAGAATATGTGAGGTGATAAATGCATATGGTTTTAAACCTCTAAGTTATGGCAATGTGATATGCagtatagaaaactaatacagtctTCCTCTTCCATCTTTATACTGACTTGACCAAATAAAACCCAGgttggcaaggacctaacagaagcagaagagttgaagaagagaagggaagaatatacaaaagaattatacaaaataaacccaaagattttaatgactcagataagaacgatgatgtggtcactcatctagagacagacatcctggagtgtgaagtcaagtaggccttaaggAAGCAttcctacaaacaaagctactggaggtgatggaattccagctgaggcatttcaaatcctaaaacatgatgctgtgaaagtgccacactcaatatgccagcaaatttggaaaactcatcagtggccacaggactggcaaatgtcagttttcattccaaacccaaagaaaggcagtaccaaatgacgttcaaactaccatacagttgcactcatttcatatgctagcaagacaatcctcaaaatccttcaactaggcttcaacagtatgtgaaccaagaacttccagatatacaagctggatttagaaaaggcagagcaacaagagatcaaattgccaacctccactggatcatagaaaaagcaagggaattaaaaaaaacccaacatctacttccgcttcattgattacattaaaacctttgactgtgtggaccacaacaaactatggaaaattcttaaagatatgggaataccaggccaccttacctgcctcctgagaaacctgtttgcaggtcaagaagcaacagttagaactggacatggaacagtgacctggttccaaattgggaaaggagtacgtcaaggctgtatattgtcaccttgcttatttaacatatatgcagagtacatcacgtgaagtgctgggctggatgaagcctaaactggaatcaagattgctggtggGGGGTGTGAGtggagattgccaggagaagtattaacaacctcagatatgcagatgataccaccctagtggcagaaaacaaaaaggaactaaagagcctcttgatgaagatgaaagaggagagtggaaaagctggcttaaaactcaacattcaaaaaactaagatcatggcatccggtcccattgcttcatgacaaatagatggagaaaaattggaaacagtgacagactttactttgttgggctccacaatcactatGGATGATgaatgcagccacaaaattaaaagatgtttactctttCGAAGAAAAGGTATAACAAActtatgttgttgtttttcagtcgcttagccatgtccaactctttacgaccccatggactgcagcatgccaggcttcccttccttcactatctctcagagtttgttcaaactcacgtccattgagttgatgattccatccaacaatctcatcctctgccacccgttTTTCcatgccctcaatctctcccagcattggtgtcttttccaatgagttggctttttgcatcaggtggccaaagtattggagcttcagcttcagcatcagtccttccaatgaatattcagggttgatttcctttaggattgactgatctgatctccttgtcatccaagggactctcaagagtcttctccagaaccacaattcaaaatcatcaatttctcagtgctcagccttcttgatggtccaactcacatccatacatgactactggaaaaaccatagctttgactggatgaatctttgtcagcaaagtgatgtctctgcttttcaatacactgtctcagtttgtcattgcttttcttccaaggagcaagtgtcttttagtttcaaggctgcagtcactgtccgcagtgatttcggagctcaagaaaataaagtctgtcaatgtttccattgtttccccatctatttgccatgaagtgatgggaccagatgccatgatcttaattttttaaaagttgagttttaagccagctttttcactctcctctttcaccttcatcaagaggctctttagttcctctttgctatcTGTCatgagggtagtgtcatctgcatttctgaggttgttgatatttctccctgcaatcttgattccagcctgtgattcatccagcccagaattttgcatgtactcttcatataagttaaataagcagggtgacaatatacagctttgacatactcctttcccaatttggaaccagttcactgTTCCAtttccgattctaactgttgcctcttgtcctacatataggtttctcaggaggcaggtaaagtgatatggtattcccatatctttaagaattttccatagtttgttgtggtccacacagtcaaaggctttagtgtagtcaatgaagcagaagcagattgtTTTtgggaattcctttgctttttctataattcaatggatgctggaaatttgttctctggttcttctgccctttctaaatccagcttgtatatctggaagttctcagttcatgtactgttgaagcctagcttgaaggattttgagcataatcttgctagcatgtgagatgagcaaaATTGtccaatagtttgaacattctttgaaattgcccttctttgagattggaatgaaaacggaacttttccagtcctgtggccactgatgagttttccaaatttgctggcatattgagtgaagcactttcacagcatcatcttttaggatttgaatgccttagctggaattccatcacctccactagctttgtttctaagggccacttgaaaatatgctcaacatttcttattgttcagttcagttcagttcagtctctcagtcgtgtccaactctttgcgaccccatgaatcgcagcatgccaggcctccttgtccatcaccaactcccgcagttcactcagattcacgtccatcgagtcagtgatgccatccagccatctcatcccctgtcgtccccttctcctcctgcccccaatccctcccagcatcacagtcttttccagtgagtcaactcttcgcatgaggtgggcaaagtactggagtttcagctttaacatcattccttccaaagaaatcccagggctgatctccttcagaatggactggttggatctccttgaagtccaagggactctcaagagtcttctccaacaccacagttcaaaagcatcaattcttcggcactcagccttcttcacagtccaactctcacatccatacatgaccactggaaaaaccatagccttgactagatggaccttagtcagcaaagtaatatctctgcttttgaatatgctatctaggttggtcataacttttcttccaaagagtaagcatttttaatttcatggctgcaatcaccatctgcagtgattttggagcccaaaaaataatgtccatgttttttgtaaattttaaaatttctttaataaatctAAATCGCTTTCACTCTAAATTTGTACTATTTTTCTTAAAGACAGCTTTCAAAATTCTGTCAACCTCAGGCCTTTCAAAATCTGCATTCACCCTGAGCACTGATCATAGTCTATGGTCCTGACAATCTTGCATGCCAGACTGTAAGCTTCTTGAGCATCTGACCAAACCCTGTGACACAGCAGCACTCAGCACATGACCAGACACAGAAGCGTCAGTACTGTTTGTTAACCTAGTCTAGCCCAAAGTTTGCATCCTTTGCTATGAGAGGGGATCACCTATAGCACTTttctaaaaacaattttattgagatattatttatataatataaacttCACCCATTTAAAAAGTACAATtaaatggtttttagtatattttcagAGTTGTGCAACTATATttatttgctagggctgccataagaaAATACTCCAGACTGGTGGTTTTAACAACAAAACTTAATTTTCTCAAAGTTCTAGAAGCTAGaggttcaagatcaaggtgttgctAGGTTTGGTTTCTTATGAGGCCAttttccttggcttgcagatgtgTGTTCACATGGTCATCTCTCTGTGCATGCATCTGGTCTCTCTCTCCGAAATcgcctcttttcttctttttttttttttttggcctcaccacaCTTCTTGCCCGATCTTAGTTCCCcgtccagggatcaaaaccccctgtgtcccctacagtggaagcttgGAATCCTAACTGCTGGGCCATAATCTTCTCTTCTTCTAAGGTCATCAATCATATTGGACTAGGGTTCACTGTACGGCCTCATTTTACCTTAATCATCTCTTTAAAGACTCTGCCTCCAGATACAGTCACATTCTCAGAGGTAGGGCTTGAACATATGAATGGgagggggagggcggggaggacAGGACTTAGGCCCTAACAGCAGCTGTCACCGCAcctaatttcaaaacattttcatttccaCTAAAAGAAACCCTATACTCCTTAGGAATCAGGCCCCATTTTCCCCTTCccttattcctgctgctgctgctgagtcgcttcagtcatgtccgactctgtgtgaccccatagacggcagcccaccaggctcccccgtccctgggattctccaggcaaaaacactggagtgggttgccatttccttctccaatgcatgaaagtgaaaagtgaaagtgaagtcgctcagtcctgtccgactcccagcgaccccatggactgcagcccaccaggctcctccgtccatgggattttccaggcgagagtactggagtggggtgccatcaccttctctgtccCCTACTCCTAGGCAACAATTaacctattttctgtctctatagattggCTTATTGTGTACATTTCAGATAAATGATAccataaaatatatgtttttttttgaCTAGTTGGGAGTgatgtcacttttcattcctgATTTCAGTAATttgaatcttctctttttttactTAGTCAATCTAGCTGAAactttgtcaattttgttgatctttctTAAAAACAGTACTTTTGGTTTTactgattttctctattgttttcctactTTCCGTTACATTTATTTCCTCtccaattttattatttccttccttccttctgcttgctttgggATTACtctattctttttctagtttctgaaGGTGGCAGATCAGGCTAttcatttaagatttttcttttttaatagggACGTTTACATCTATAAGATTCCATTTAAGCACTGCTTTAGCTGTACCTCATAAATTTTGGTGTGCTGTGCCTTAGTTTTCAAGTTATTTCAAGATGTCTTGTTTTCCCTTGTGATTTTCCTTTTactcatttgttattattattattttttaattatgaatgggtaatgaaaattttttttttgcatcagttcgactgaactgaatagggacGTTTATAAGATTCCATTTAAGCATTGCTTTAGCTGCACCTCATAAATTTTGGTGTGCTGTGCCTTAGTTTTCAAGCTATTTCAAGATGTCTTGTTttcccttgtgattttttttttcttttactcatttgttatttagaagtgtgttaaaatacacatatttgTGAATTCCACAAACGTCTTTCTGTTATTGAATTCTAATTTCACCCCACTGTGGTTGAAGAACAATCTTTGTATGGTTTTAATCCTTTTAAACTTATTGAGGGCTGCTTTAGGACATAACATATCCTGGAACATGTTCCACTTGCACTtcagaaaaatgtgtattctgctgctgttggGTGGAGTGTTCTGGATACATTATTAAATGCAGATTTGTAGGCATTGCTATCTGAggttgctgtccaagggcctgAAATCTGCATCCTTAATAAGTTCCCCACATCTTCTCTGTGCAGTACCCTGTGTCCCGAATTCATGGACATAGGCGTCCTCCACTCCTGGCTTCCTTAGATTTAATTATAGGTgaagcatctagtcccatcacttcatgggaaataggtggggaaacagtggaaacagtgtcagactttatttttttggggctccaaaatcactgcagatggtgactgcagccatgaatttaaaagacggttactcctcggaagaaaagttatgaccaacctagatagcatattcaaaagcagatatattactttgccgcctaaggtccgtctagtcaagactatggtttttccagtagtcatgtatggatgtgagagttggactgtgaaggctgagcgccgaataattgatgcttttgaactgtggtgttggagaagactcttgagagtcccttggacttcaaggagatccaaccagtccattctgaaggagatcaaccctgggatttctttggaaggaatgatgctaaagctgaagctccagtactttgcccacctcatgcgaagagttgactcattggaaaagactgacgctgagagggattgggggcaggaggagaaggggacgacaggggatgagatggctggatggcatcactgactcgatggacgtgagtctgagtgaactccgggagttggtgatggacagggaggcctggcgtgctgtgattcatggggtcgcaaagagttggatacaactgagcgactgaactgaactgaactgaacagtgttgGTGTCATCGATTCCTCGACAGACTTTTCTATTACTCTTGTCTTGTTACCAGGTCACCGGAAAGGCGAATCTGCATTCTCAGGCTCGGCTTTCGACTCCTTCTGTCTGGGCGATACTGCGCAGGGATTGGCCCGCCTGGGCGTCATGTGGTCCGCAGCCGGATGATGGCGGGTGTTGCTGAAGATGTGCGAGCGCTCTTCGGGGCTGCAGTCCGAGCGGCGCTGGAGGCCTGGCCCGCCTTGCAGGTGAGCGGAGCCGCGGTTGGGATAAAGGTTAGCGACCGTTAGAGAACAGGAGTTGGTTTAGCGAGCCGCCTGAAGCTTGGTTGGGCGGCATAAACAGCGGAATTCTGCGCCACTGCAGGCGGGCTCCCCGATTGACGTGATGGGCTTGGGTCTGTATTCGCAGATCGCTGTGGACAACGGCTTCGGAGGTGTGCACAGCCAAGAGAAGGCTGAGTGGCTGGGGGGTGCAGTGGAGGAGTATTTCTTCCGCAATGGTGAGTGAATGTAAGGCTCTGGGACTTTTCTCTGTGGGGgcgtgaggaggaggaggccgccGATTCTAGTGAATCcgcacttctttttttaaattttttttattttttgaatccgCATTTCTTGAGCAATTGTCGGTTGGTACCTGAGGGCGAGGTGGAATGAACGCAGGCTTTGAAGTTAGAATCCTGAGTTCGAATGCCTCGTGGCCGTTGCCATTGACTCCGGGTATCATGCTGGATAAGTATTATCGCCCCGCCTCAATACTCAGTTTACTAATTTGTAAAATGGGTGTAAAAGTATCCACCAGCGTGATCCTACAGAAACATGTTAGTCGcattatgtaatttaaaaattttcagccGCCACGTTAATAAGGTAAAAACAAGCAGATGAAATGAACTGCTCACCTCAATAGATCCAAAATGTTTCAACATGTAGTCAGTATAAAACGCTGTTAATGAGATGTTTTACAACCTTTTTTAGtattaaattttcaaaatctGGTGGGTATTTTGCAGTTTTAGCACGTCTCATTGTTTTTTTGCCTAGCCACATTTTAGGTGCTCAGTACATTTGACTATTTGGACAGCAGAGATCTACATTTTTGATGCGTCTTGAGAGTCGTATAAGAACAAAGGGTCCTACAGGGAGTCTTTTACGAAATAAGGTTTTTACAGAATTCTTCATTTAGTTTTTTAGTCTTGGAGGTGACATTAGGCAGAGTCCTTTCTCTCAAGGAAATTTACCATCTAGTGAGAGATCCAGATAAGTAAATAGGCATTTGCAGACAGGGTGATAGGTGTTCTAATAATGAGGAGCTCAGGATGCTTGGGTAATGTGAGCTGCGGGAGAAGATGTCTTTCAGAGATCTTTAGGGAGTGGTGGTGATTGGGCTGAATCTTAAGGGATGAGAAGGAGTTAACAAggaggggaggcagagagagcaaCATTCAGAAATAAGTCCTGTGGTATGAGGAGATCATGTGTTATATTTGTAAAGTGGCAGAGAGTTCAGTGTTAGagtagggatgtgtgtgtgtgcttgtgggtATGTGGAAGGGAGGAGTGGTGGAGAATGAAGATGGGAGATGGGGAAGCCACTGGAAAATGAGTGAGACATGGAAGGACTTATGTGCCTTTGATTTTTGTCCTTTAGGCCAGCGTTTGCCAGAATGCATGCTTTGGAAGACTAGTTCTATTAGATGTTCGGTGAAGAAAAAGCTTCTCCAGTCAAATTATATAAGGAAAGCTCTTTTCTTCAGCTCTTAAGAGTCACAGTAATTATTAACATATTAAAGGCTTGGATAAGGACAAGAACCACCGAAAAGAAACCTGTTTACCTTTGTTTCCCTTTAGTTTTCTTTGAATAACTTCCCTTAAAATCCAGGAGGCCAGTTATTTTTCAAAAGCAGAATATGAAACACTACAGTTAGGTGATTAAAAATTCATGAGCAGGATCTAATAGGATGGGGTTTTCTGGCTAGAAAGTTCAGAAAGTAGTCAGTGTGGAGCATGGACTTTAGAGGGAAAGACTAAGGAGAGGGCTGTGTCTGTCTAGAAAATGATGAGGCCTGAATTAGGGCATTAGTCATGGGAAAGAAGGGATGGCTCAAAGGAAATTGTTTGACTGTAGAGGGGGAGGAAAAATGGGGCAGGTTTCTAGTTTGAGTCACTGGGTGGCTTAGGTACCTTTCATGGACTAGAAGAACACTGGAGAATGAAAATTAGGTTTGGAGGGTAAGATGATGAATCTGGCTTTGGATGTGGAGGGTCTGAAGCACCTGTGGAACAGGTGGAGCATAGCCTGGGTTGGAGACTGATTTGGGGGGTATTAGAATGgtagggggagaaggcaatggcaccccactccagtactcttgcctggaaaatcccatggacggaggagcctgagaggctgcagtccatggggtcgctaggagttggacacgactgagtgacttcactttcacttttcactttcatgcattggagaaggaaatggcaacccactccagtgttcttgcctggagaatcccggggacggggcagcctggtgagctgccgtctatggggttgcacagagtcggatacgactgaagtgacttagcagcagcagcagcagcagaatggtaGGGAAAGTGAAGAGGGTGAATGAGCTCTCCCAGAGGGAATAGAGAGCAAGGAGCTTTGTGGAAGACTTTCTTGAGTTTTTTCTAATTCAGAAAAAGTGGAGCATGGGCCCATAAGGTAACTGAAGCTGAGAGAGGAAGTCTCAGCTAAAGTCATACAATAGGACATTGAGGTCAAGGCTGTGGCAAGTACTGAGGTCATCATGGCAAGTACTgaacatctgtttctttttacctATCCCATTGGTCTGTGGCCTCCTGTGTCAGTGGAACCACAGTTGTGAAGTCTTTACATTTCAATAACTTCAGCCcttgagtaatggaaatgaacatGGATTTCCATTGTTCCAAACAAACAATGCCTGTGCTAGGCATTGTTTGGGTGACTTCTCATAACAGACCTTCAAGAAGGTTACCATTAACCTCActttgcagaagagaaaacagTCTTGGAGATGAGTAACTCACATGTTCAAGGTCACGTGGAGAGGAGGCTGGTTAAAATAGGCCAGCTAAAAAGAGGGTGAGTGTGGATGGAATGCTGTAGGAATAGAGGACTTGGTAGAATGCAGAAGGTTGGAAATTAGgtatttaatgtttgtttttttttttttaaatcatgttaaAACCTGGAATGTAGAACACTTTAGCAAATAAAAGTCTCATTAAATCTTTACCTACCAATCAGATGTGGATCCACCAAGTAGGTACTTAAGAGTAGTGGGCAAGGGTGATGAAGTTGGCTGGTCTTTGACCAGAGGACTTTATCCTTTCATACTCAGCTGACTTGGAGCTAGATGAGGTGGAGGACTTCCTCGGGGAGCTAATGATGAACGAGTTTGATACGGTTGTGTTATTCTATGTATCTACTTATTTATTGCCTGTCTTCCTCAACTAGAAtgtgagctccatgagggcaagggGATTGTATCTGTTTTGTTCATCATTGGATCCCCAGCAACTAGCATAGTGGCTAGCATAcaatagatgcttaataaatccTTGTTGAACAAATGCCTAAACAGACACAAAGGGGCCACACAGTAGGACCTCAGTAACTATTTGTCTAAGAGAAGGACAACTGAACTCTTGCCCTCCAGATACTCTTGGTATGGGAGTCAGTAGCTGGGCAGCATCTGGGCCCCTGGTCTCTGGCCTCTGATCAATACACAGCAGTGATTCTTCCCACTccaccagtccttccaaattACAATCACAATACCCATCATGAAtcactcccctcctccccacaaaaAGTGGCACAAATTTCCGACACTCTTTTTTCCCAATGAAGTCCCTGCCTTagtagtttagttcagttcagttgagttgctcagtcatgtccaactctttgcaaccccatgaggctgctgtcaggcttccctgttcacctcACCTGCAGCTCTGGGTTGTCacaactcatgtccgtcgagtctgtgatgccatccaacctctcatcctctcatccccttctcctctcctgccttcagtctttcccagcatcagggtcttttctaatgagtcagttatttgcattaggtggccaaagtattggagcttcagcatcagtccttccaatgaatattcagggctgatttcttttaggactgacaaACAGTATTAAAAAAGCCTTAGTCATTGGTgggtgtcttttctctttttttttcacttcaagaTGAGAAGTGGGAATAAGAAAGGTGTCAGGGAAGACCTGACCTCCTTCATTCACACCTCTCACTAACTCACTGTAGGACCCTGGGTGAGTGACTTTCCTTCTTTGAGCCTCAAAATTTCTCATCTTATAGAATGCCATGAGGAATCTATGAGATAGTGGTTGCAAAGCCTGcagaatgaaataaattttaaaaaaagaaaaccttctgAAGTGGAGGCGGAGGAATTACTCAGCCCTGGCAAGACAAGCACTGAGCCATGTGATTCACAGCAGCATGGCGGGCGTGAGAGCCCGCCTCCCCCACTGCCTGGCCAACCCAGGAGTAGGCACAAGTGACTTGCTTCTTTCTCTACAGGACTTGCCTATAATTGGCCAAAGAGGGCAGGGTTGGTGATTGTagcgtgtgtgttgtgtgtgtgtgtgtgtgtgttgtgtgagaggagaggagagaggagagagagagagagagagagagagtcttaAGTTTCAATTAAAG
This portion of the Capra hircus breed San Clemente chromosome X unlocalized genomic scaffold, ASM170441v1, whole genome shotgun sequence genome encodes:
- the TSR2 gene encoding pre-rRNA-processing protein TSR2 homolog (The sequence of the model RefSeq protein was modified relative to this genomic sequence to represent the inferred CDS: added 331 bases not found in genome assembly) — translated: MALGRGSGGSPERRICILRLGFRLLLSGRYCAGIGPPGRHVVRSRMMAGVAEDVRALFGAAVRAALEAWPALQIAVDNGFGGVHSQEKAEWLGGAVEEYFFRNADLELDEVEDFLGELMMNEFDTVVEDGSLPQVSQQLQTMFHHFQRGDRAALKEMASLITQRKCKVRATALPTAGETDEDDDANSVEEMEVAATNDGAATDGVCPQPEPSGPDSQTIKEEDIVEDGWTIVRRKK